One window of the Sparus aurata chromosome 7, fSpaAur1.1, whole genome shotgun sequence genome contains the following:
- the fignl2 gene encoding fidgetin-like protein 2, with product MLSPIVPYSLLKMHWNPEHAQPLSQWPEQHLDVSSTTSSPAHKAEFYAGRGRSSSNYAWANDDISALTASNLLKRYAEKYSGVLDSPYDRPPTVGSYPEPGAFGGLNVPKTELEPWPLTHSTDASYSLVPPGGHDSLSGSKAVATSAGPPGVGSVSVVNSNLSDSGYSGSSSCSGSSEYPSTYNGTYLSSGYCPQPSAALPPASLHTLQSTPTLVASYSPTTPVYNYPPSTYPPQTSLAPTYSHPSATYLPSGLPAPTPVPSRPTVVGGSYSYQSTNLGTPESGGTLKRKAFEMNVEEDESGDGSRYRKYSYDHLKTGGNSPYSVNDKTECRGNGFSSSGSTDPQSFKPTKPSSQPLVSPQYGASGEYSPPAGMTGENGVAEQGFIQQQHNRPQAHKRPSLCAPTVESMKSPDPRMLDLVNGELLDCSPALGWGELVGLTHVKTALEEDLLWPVLRPSPVMRPPRTVLLFGPRGGGKTTLSRSLASQLGASFYRLSGAMLASKGKVEAEHILGSLLQVAGARQPSVVLLSQVEAMEEEGLRQTLLTTLEKAQVGTTGLVILVCATGRPDLLQDAVHRSFAKRYHVGLPDVSMRRQVLLQTLSPQGCSLSERELGAVLQRTEGFSVLELLQLSQQALSSASPPPGVMHGLSTSSKPPAFTDFENAFCKVRPHTTTKEPDTCIEWSKMYNH from the coding sequence GCCTGTTAAAGATGCACTGGAACCCAGAGCATGCCCAGCCTCTCAGCCAGTGGCCTGAGCAGCACCTGGAtgtctcctccaccacctcctctccgGCCCACAAGGCGGAGTTCTACGCTGGCCGCGGTCGCAGCTCCAGCAACTACGCCTGGGCCAATGACGACATCTCAGCTCTCACAGCCTCCAACCTGTTGAAGCGTTATGCTGAGAAGTACTCTGGTGTGCTTGACTCACCGTATGACCGACCACCTACTGTGGGCAGCTACCCAGAGCCGGGGGCCTTCGGGGGTCTCAACGTCCCAAAGACTGAGCTAGAGCCCTGGCCATTGACGCACAGCACTGATGCCTCTTACTCCCTGGTGCCCCCTGGAGGCCATGACAGCCTCTCAGGTTCCAAGGCTGTAGCCACGTCTGCAGGCCCTCCAGGTGTCGGCAGCGTGTCAGTGGTGAACAGTAACCTCTCGGACTCTGGCTACAGTGgcagcagctcctgcagtgGCTCCAGTGAGTACCCCTCCACCTACAATGGCACCTATCTTTCCTCAGGGTACTGTCCCCAACCCAGTGCAGCACTTCCCCCTGCCTCCCTCCACACTCTCCAATCCACCCCCACTCTGGTGGCCAGCTACAGCCCCACCACACCTGTCTATAACTACCCCCCTAGCACATACCCTCCCCAGACTAGCCTTGCTCCCACATACAGCCACCCCTCTGCAACTTACCTGCCCTCAGGTCTACCAGCCCCTACCCCCGTTCCCTCCAGGCCCACAGTAGTAGGAGGCAGCTACAGTTACCAGAGCACCAACCTTGGGACACCTGAGTCTGGAGGAACATTAAAACGAAAAGCATTTGAGATGAACGTAGAAGAGGATGAGAGTGGGGATGGGTCTCGTTACAGGAAATACAGCTATGACCACTTGAAGACTGGGGGAAACTCACCCTACAGTGTGAATGACAAAACAGAGTGTCGAGGGAACGGCTTCAGCAGTTCAGGCAGCACAGACCCTCAATCCTTCAAGCCCACTAAGCCCTCCTCCCAGCCCCTGGTGTCTCCTCAGTATGGGGCATCAGGGGAGTACAGCCCTCCAGCAGGCATGACAGGGGAAAATGGCGTGGCAGAGCAAGGCTTTATCCAACAGCAGCATAACCGCCCCCAAGCCCACAAGCGCCCTTCATTATGTGCGCCGACTGTTGAGAGTATGAAGAGTCCAGACCCCCGAATGTTGGACCTTGTCAATGGGGAGTTATTGGACTGCAGTCCGGCGCTAGGTTGGGGCGAGCTAGTGGGGCTCACTCATGTCAAGACTGCACTGGAAGAGGATCTTCTGTGGCCCGTGTTGAGGCCCAGTCCAGTCATGCGGCCACCAAGAACCGTCCTGCTGTTTGGCCCCCGAGGAGGGGGAAAGACCACGTTGTCTCGCTCTTTGGCTTCACAGCTGGGGGCTTCCTTCTACAGGCTGAGCGGAGCCATGCTGGCCTCTAAAGGGAAGGTGGAGGCAGAGCACATTCTTGGGTCTCTTTTGCAAGTGGCCGGGGCACGGCAGCCCTCAGTGGTGCTACTCAGCCAGgtggaggccatggaggaggaggggctgaGGCAGACACTGCTGACCACCCTGGAAAAAGCCCAGGTGGGGACTACAGGCCTGGTGATTCTTGTATGTGCCACTGGCAGGCCAGATCTGCTGCAAGATGCAGTCCATCGGAGCTTTGCCAAGCGGTATCACGTCGGCCTGCCAGATGTGAGTATGCGTAGGCAGGTGCTGCTGCAGACGCTGTCCCCGCAAGGCTGCAGCCTGAGCGAGAGGGAGCTGGGTGCCGTGCTGCAGCGCACAGAGGGCTTCTCAGTGTTAGAGCTGTTGCAGCTCAGCCAACAGGCACTCTCCTCagcatcccccccccccggggTCATGCACGGCCTCTCCACATCCTCCAAGCCCCCAGCCTTCACAGACTTTGAGAATGCCTTCTGCAAGGTGCGCCCACACACCACCACAAAAGAACCGGACACTTGTATAGAGTGGAGCAAGATGTATAACCACTGA